One Skermanella sp. TT6 genomic window, CAACTGGACAAGTTCATCCGCAGACGCCTGAGGGCGATGCTGCGCAAGCAATCCCGACGCCCAGGCTTCGGGAAAAGCTATGCAGACCATCGGCAATGGACCAATGCCTACTTCGCGACCAGGGGACTGTTCACCCTCTCGACAGCCCTCAGGCAAGCGAGACACTCCCGATGAGGAAAGCCACGACTGGAGAGCCGTGTGCGGGAAAACCGCCCGCACGGTTCGGAGGGAGGGGAGGCAAAACCTTCCCTACCCCTATCGAATGGGGAGGAAAGGAAGCGGAAGGGAAGCGGGAGAGTCGGAGAGCGCACCGAGCCGCTTCCGCTCCCCTTTTCCATCATGACCGGGCAGGGGAAGGGAGGAGGGCATGAGGCCGGCGCGGACCCGCTCCCCCTTCCCAACAGGCCCCCGCTCCCCACATCCGTCATGACCGGGCTCGGCCCGACCATCGCCCGGCGAGCCGGAACGGGCGGAAGGGCCGCAGGCCGCCGGAGCATCCCGCTTGACCGATCGCTTGCGCTCGCACACGCCTTTGGTCTAATTTCCGGCGCCCGAACCGCAGAGATGTCAGACAAAATGGCCCGTTTTCCGCTTTCCACCGCCCGGACGCGCAACATCCCGGGGGCGCCGACCCGGCGCAAGTCGGCCGCAGCCCTGCTGGGCGTGCTCGGCGCAACGCTGCTGCTGAGCGGTTGCGGCGGCGTCCAGCCGGAAGCCAAGTTCCCCGATCCGGACGAGGACAAGCGGTACCGCTACGGCAGCCTGCTCGGCGGCGAGGGCGGCTTCACGCTGCTCGGCCCGCGCCGCGCCGAGTCGGGGCCGCAGGACGGCCAGGGCATCGGCGTCAACAGCTACCTGTGGCGCGCCTCGCTCGACACGCTGGCCTTCATGCCGATCGCCTCGGCCGATCCGTTCGGCGGCGTGATCCTGACCGACTGGTATTCCCCGCCGGAAACCCCGAACGAGCGGTTCAAGGTCAACCTCTACATCCTCGACCGGCAGCTCCGGGCCGATGGGGTGCGGGTCAGCGTCTTCCGCCAGCAGCGCGCCGGGACCGGACCCAACGGCGGCGAATGGCGGGACTCCGGCGTCAGCACCGAGACGGCGAGCCGGCTGGAGGACACCATCCTGACGCGCGCCCGCCAGATCCGGATCGCGCAGACCGCCGACAGCCGGTAGGCGTCCCGGCCGGCGGGTTTTTTCAGGGCTCCGGCGGGAACGATCGGCCGGGGCCGACGATAGTCGATAGTGCATTGGTTCGGTGATGCGTCGCCCGCCCTGCTTGGGCATCGGGGCGCGGTGAGGGATGGTTCATGTCGCGGTACAACTCCAAGGAAACGGAAGCGAAGTGGCAGGCGGTCTGGGACGAGCGGGGCAGTTTCGTCGCCCACGAGGACCCCGACCGGCCGAAATACTACGTGCTGGAGATGTTCCCGTACCCGTCGGGCCGGCTCCATGTCGGCCACGCCCGCAACTACGCCATCGGCGACATGGTGGCGCGCTACAAGCGGGCGCGCGGCTTCAACGTGCTCCATCCCATGGGCTGGGACGCCTTCGGCCTGCCGGCGGAGAACGCCGCGATCGCCAACAAGGTGCATCCCGCGACCTGGACCTACGAGAACATCGCGACCATGCGCGCCCAGCTCAAGACGCTGGGCCTGGCCTATGACTGGACGCGCGAGATCGCGACCTGCGCGCCCGAATATTACCGCCACGAACAGAAGATCTTCCTGGACTTCCTGAAGGCCGGCCTGGCCTACCGCAAGGAGAGCTGGGTCAACTGGGACCCGGTCGAGAACACCGTGCTCGCCAACGAGCAGGTGATCGACGGGCGCGGCTGGCGCTCCGGCGCGCCGGTCGAGAAGCGCAAGCTCAGCCAGTGGTTCCTGAAGATCACCCGGTACGCCGACGAGCTGCTCGACGCCATCGGCACGCTGGACCGCTGGCCGGACAAGGTCCGGACCATGCAGGAGAAGTGGATCGGCAAGTCCTCCGGCCTGCGCTTCACCTTCGACCTGGCGGACGATCCGGAGAAGATAGAGGTCTTCACCACCCGGCCCGACACGCTGTTCGGCGCCAGCTTCGTCGCGGTGTCGCCCAACCATCCGCTGGCGGCCCGGCTGGCGGCGTCCAATCCCGGCCTCGCCGCCTTCATCGCGGAATGCAACCGCATCGGCACCAGCGAGGCGGCGATCGAGACGGCGGAGAAGCTGGGCTTCGACACCGGGCTGAAGGCGATCCATCCCTTCGTCGAGGGCCGGACCGTGCCGGTCCACGTCGCCAATTTCGTGCTGATGGAATACGGCACGGGCGCCATCTTCGGCTGCCCCGCCCACGACCAGCGCGACCTGGACTTCGCCCGCAAGTACGGCCTGCCCGTGCTGCCCGTGGTCGTCCCCGACGGTGCCGACCCGGCCGCGTTCGAGGTCGGGACCGAGGCCTATGTCGGCCCCGGCCATCTGGCCAATTCCGCCTTCCTGGACGGGATGGAGGTCGAGGCCGCCAAGCGCGCCGTGATCGAGCGCATGGAAGCGGCCGGCAAGGGCGAGGGCACCACCATCTACCGCCTGCGCGACTGGGGCGTCAGCCGCCAGCGCTACTGGGGCTGCCCGATCCCGGTGATCCACTGCGACAAGTGCGGCATCGTCCCGGTCCCGGAACGGGATTTGCCGGTGGAGCTGCCGACCGACGTCAGCTTCGACCAGCCGGGCAACCCGCTGGACCATCACCCGACCTGGAAGCACACGGTCTGCCCGTCCTGCGGCGGCGAGGCCCGGCGGGAGACCGACACCTTCGACACCTTCTTCGAAAGCTCCTGGTACTTCGCGCGCTTCTGCTCGCCGCACGACACGACGGCCGCGTTCGAGCGGGGGGCGGCGGACTACTGGCTGCCGGTCGACCAGTATATCGGCGGCGTCGAGCATGCGGTGCTCCACCTGCTCTATTCCCGCTTCTTCACCCGCGCCCTGAAGGACTGCGGCTATCTCGCCGTGGCCGAGCCCTTCGAGGGGCTGATGACCCAGGGCATGGTGACCCACGCGACCTACCGCGACGCCTCCGGCCAGTGGCTCTATCCGGAGGAGGTCGAGCAGCGGGACGGCCTGACCGTCAAGCGCGGCACCGGCGAGGCGGTGGAGGCCGGCCGGCTCGAGAAGATGAGCAAGTCGAAGAAGAACGTCGTCGGCCTGGAGCACATCATCGACAATTACGGCGCGGACACCATGCGGCTGCTGCTGCTGTCCGACAGCCCGCCGGAACGCGACCTGGAATGGACCGAGTCGGGCATCGACGGCGCCTGGCGCTACGTCGCCCGCGTCTGGCGCCTGATCACCGAGCCGGTGGTGCCCCTGGCCCCGGCCGGCGCTCCCGCCCCGGCGGAGATTTCCGGCAAGGGGCAGGCGGTCCGCCGGATCGTCCACAAGACCATCGACGGCTTCGGCGACGACGTCGAGAAGTTCCGCTTCAACAAGGCCGTCGCCCGGGTCCGCGAACTGACCAACGCGCTGGCCGAGCTGGACGGCAAGGGCGCCGGCGAGGACTGGGTGCTGCGGGAAGGTTACGAGACGCTGGTCAAGCTGATCGGCCCGATGATGCCGCACCTGGGCGAGGAGCTGTGGCAGGGGCTGGGCCATTCGACCCTGCTGACCGATTCGCCCTGGCCCGAGGCCGACCCCGCCCTGGTGGTGGACGAGAGCGTCGTGGTCGCGGTGCAGGTCAACGGCAAGCTGCGCGCCCAGATCCCGCTGCCGCGCGACGCCGCCGAGGACGCCGCGCGCGAGGCGGCGCTGGCCGACGCCAACGTGCAGCGGGCCATGGACGGCAAGCCGGTCCGTAAGCTGGTCTACGTGCCCAACCGCATCGTCAATGTGGTGGTGTGACCCGGCGGCCGATCGGATGGTGTAGGCGATGAAGATACCGGCCGGCCGGATCGAGGGGTTCGTCCGCCGCCCCGACCCCAACGTCCGGGCGGTGCTGTTCTACGGCCCCGACGGCGGGCTGGTGCGCGAACGGGCCGACACCGT contains:
- a CDS encoding DUF3576 domain-containing protein, translated to MSDKMARFPLSTARTRNIPGAPTRRKSAAALLGVLGATLLLSGCGGVQPEAKFPDPDEDKRYRYGSLLGGEGGFTLLGPRRAESGPQDGQGIGVNSYLWRASLDTLAFMPIASADPFGGVILTDWYSPPETPNERFKVNLYILDRQLRADGVRVSVFRQQRAGTGPNGGEWRDSGVSTETASRLEDTILTRARQIRIAQTADSR
- the leuS gene encoding leucine--tRNA ligase, producing MSRYNSKETEAKWQAVWDERGSFVAHEDPDRPKYYVLEMFPYPSGRLHVGHARNYAIGDMVARYKRARGFNVLHPMGWDAFGLPAENAAIANKVHPATWTYENIATMRAQLKTLGLAYDWTREIATCAPEYYRHEQKIFLDFLKAGLAYRKESWVNWDPVENTVLANEQVIDGRGWRSGAPVEKRKLSQWFLKITRYADELLDAIGTLDRWPDKVRTMQEKWIGKSSGLRFTFDLADDPEKIEVFTTRPDTLFGASFVAVSPNHPLAARLAASNPGLAAFIAECNRIGTSEAAIETAEKLGFDTGLKAIHPFVEGRTVPVHVANFVLMEYGTGAIFGCPAHDQRDLDFARKYGLPVLPVVVPDGADPAAFEVGTEAYVGPGHLANSAFLDGMEVEAAKRAVIERMEAAGKGEGTTIYRLRDWGVSRQRYWGCPIPVIHCDKCGIVPVPERDLPVELPTDVSFDQPGNPLDHHPTWKHTVCPSCGGEARRETDTFDTFFESSWYFARFCSPHDTTAAFERGAADYWLPVDQYIGGVEHAVLHLLYSRFFTRALKDCGYLAVAEPFEGLMTQGMVTHATYRDASGQWLYPEEVEQRDGLTVKRGTGEAVEAGRLEKMSKSKKNVVGLEHIIDNYGADTMRLLLLSDSPPERDLEWTESGIDGAWRYVARVWRLITEPVVPLAPAGAPAPAEISGKGQAVRRIVHKTIDGFGDDVEKFRFNKAVARVRELTNALAELDGKGAGEDWVLREGYETLVKLIGPMMPHLGEELWQGLGHSTLLTDSPWPEADPALVVDESVVVAVQVNGKLRAQIPLPRDAAEDAAREAALADANVQRAMDGKPVRKLVYVPNRIVNVVV